The Phoenix dactylifera cultivar Barhee BC4 unplaced genomic scaffold, palm_55x_up_171113_PBpolish2nd_filt_p 000667F, whole genome shotgun sequence region ACACCAAAAATCACATGGCATTTAATAAGGACAGACTTGATATCGATAcgtctttcaaaaaaaaatgtaaccCTAAACAGAGCAAGACAGAGGAAAAGGATTCATGTAGCCGACCCCTATTAGTTTGGGATTTGGCTTACGTGAGTTGAGCTACATAAAAAGGAAAATGATTAAGGAAAACCAATGTGCTTGGCTTTCTAGTTATTTCTCTTTTGTTTCTCTTACACTCAACATATGTTTTTGTTCTTCTTGCATTATAGCAAATTTTCAGCATAGTTTCTACTTAAGTGTTTGTATTTAACTTCTTGAACGATTAATCAATGTGGTATGTATGGTTGGCGTAGTAAAATGAAAAATTCCAGTTGCCTATATTAAGACTGGGTGAAAGGGCGAGGAAGTGGAGATTTCAAGAAAACTTAATAAGACCCATGAATGGATATacccagaaaaacaaaaagtattataaaataatataaagctACCCGCAACCAAGTAACAGAATTCGATATATTTTTGAAAAGTTTGCAAAGAATGTGCAGATGAGACCACAATTGAATAATTCTACGAATTGTTTCGCGGTTTGAGAATCATGGAATTCACGAGACTTAcaaacaaaagaagaatttttgaaaaactGCTGCGCCTAAAATCTACAAATGCAGCCTTACGCAGTCAAGAATGTAGGTGTGGGCATGAGGGTTTGGGCTATTTAAATTGAAGGGTAAAAATAAGGATCCAAAGCCTTCAACAGTGAATATGTTCCATTATCTCTCATGTTCTAAACTTCCCATTCTCAACCTTCTTGTTCTCAATTTCCCAAACTTCTCAGCCCCCCTCATCATTTCTCTTTTACTTCTACCAAGGCCCAAGTTCGAACAAAATTCCCAATCCTCAGGTACTTTTTAAccctttaaaaatatttttctttgatttctttAAAACTTCTTGAATTTATTGTAAGAATGTaatttggagagatttatcagTCATGATATAGAACTGTGAacaattatttattttcttattgtttaaaacattttaaaatatttggaaCTTTTCCTGACTTGTAGCCAGACTTTTTGCCAAATTATTTTTCCAAATTCAAATCTTTCAATCATGCCAGGATGTCCCCAAACACTAGACTTGTGACCATGCCCGTAATGAGTTGGGGCAAAGTTTTTTATGAAATGATATATCATAAACGAAACAATTGTGACTAAATTAAAGTTTACTTGACAAACTATGGTAGCACTAAAAATTGATTGATGAACAAAGGTTAGATGTAATCGGATGTGGGCTGGAAGAGGGAACAAAATATTGGAGATATAACAATCTAGGCAGAAGATTCTAGTTGGTCAAAGCCAGCTACGAGGCACTAAATCCAAATCAGATGCCATTTAGTGCTTTCTAGGGAGATTTAATAGGGTTGCCAATGAAAGACATTAACCATAAAATGGTTAAGGATCAGAGCCCAGAGGTGATGAATGACATAGGATATCATTTGAAAGTGAATATGAACAGAGCCAAAAATACTACTCAAGTAGGTGGAATATTACAACAAATACTAATGGCAACAATGCTATTAGAACTTGATGAGGAGTACTTCACAGGAAAGTCTTATGTAGATTAGCTCATCTCGCTTGTGCTACGTCAATTGGGCATTTGTAATTTCATTCGAGTGTTGAAGCAACTTGGGTGATTTTGGCTGTTAAAAAAATTTGATCTACTTCTACTCTCATTTTGTcatggtttcatatgcataaacCTAGAATTATTCAATGCTTGAAAATTAAGTAGGCTGACGGATTCCACAAACAAGTTGGTAAAAAATCaacataccttttttttttgttttgagaaAAACTATCATATCATTTGTTAACAATATATTGGTCTTGGTGTAGCGATGGACATGTTGATTCTTTAAAAGGTTGCTTTAAGCAATGTTCATGCCCTTTATATAGCCTCAATAAAAGATTCAAGAATCATTATGAGAAACAAGGGAGGCCATACACTCATTTAACAATGTTAATAGTAGTAATTtgataacaaaataaaacaagCATGTGAaacaagaagagaaagaaacaaaggCAGCAATACTTCATCCAAAAATATTAGTAGTACTAATTTGCTAAGAAATGGAATAAATAAACGAAATGGAAGTGAAAGTCAATAGCTTCCCTTAAAAGGAATTAAGTCGTGCAAGGATTGGAGTATTGTGTGCCGATGTTGTGTCGATATAGCATTAGTAAGGTGCTTGCAGTCACATGCCAGTGGTAGGCATGCACTCACACCACGGTGTAACGAATACAGGCACTCAGCCCTACCACATGCCAGTAAGGCAATCACAAGATACATGCTGATCCATGCCAACAAGCATGGATGGCAGCTCAATCCACAATCCAAAATGATGATGCTTTGTGCTGCAGTCAAAATTGAGTAGTAAAACAGCCTGTCAAGAATTATGATAGCCATGTTAACTAGCCAACAGACCCTTTCATCTCCTATATAGGCCTCCATTGACAACTAAGAATATAGAGGAAGGTCCTTAAGGATTAGTTGGAGGCATGATCACcatgaaatattttttccacTCACAAAACATTCCCCGATTTCATCTTCCCACATTTTGGAAATGGCAAGAAGCACCCATGGAATGGAATAAAAAGAGGTTGGGGAAGCCAGGGTAAGAATATATTAAAGAATTGAGAAAAATAgttggtcttgatttctctatggttttccttgccttaatcttcaattatttgatgtaatTTTCATATTAAAATGCTTTTTACCCTAGTTTCTCCATTACTGTCCACATATCACTTTCAGCACCCATTTCTCAATGCAGTACCTGAAGATAGAGTGCATGAACAGGAGACTATTAGCTACCTAGAGTAAGAGTTAATGGAGATTAAAGGAAATGCACATGAAAAGCTAGGATATGGAAgcattcagaaaaaaaaaaaaaaaaagttatgaaACAATAATATACATTATAAAATTATACAGATCTTTTCCCCAATCTTTCCATTTTCTACAGTTAAACTTGTAATTACAAATTGATAGAGCTAGAAATTGTAAAATTGTGATCAAATTAAAGTTCATTTTGCTAAATTATGATAGCAAAGTGAGTGAAATTTTGGAGTGCGTGACACCCCAGTAGGAGAACTTAGTTCACCAAAAAAAACTCAGCAAGGGAAGCTACCTGCTTATGATTTGAAAGCAATTGGGTGAACAAAAATTTCTTTAATAATGAGAATGAATTTAAGTAAATTGTGATAATCTCTGGTTTAATTTCCTGTCTTTCTCCTTAGAACACTCTCCACACACACTCTTTGACTTAACACTACATAGCCACATTTGTTGTTTTCTTGTTGTCCAACTCTCTTCTATTATCAACCATGTGTCTTACCCTCTTTTTTTGTTCTCCACATCTTTGGCTAAACCTATGAATCAATAAAATCATCCAGATTGACAATTTCTATAAGCAAAGAGTCTCGCAAGCACGGTCGGCAGAACTGTCCCAAGCCGTACTAGCGGCGAACTAAGACAGTTCCGGCAAAAAAACCGAGACAGTTTAGAACTAACATAGCACAGTTTAAAAATTTGTCATACATACACCCTAATATAGCCCTATGGTTCTTCCTATAACTCCCAAAAAATGAAAGGTAAATTTCAAAAGTCTTTACAGTCCTCAAAACAAGTTTGCTGTTTTCAAGATCCAATTATAGCCATGAAACAAATCTTCAAACAAAGAACCTGAGTACTGTCATGATGGCCATTACAAAAGTTGTGACCTTGGATTTTACAGTACATAATGCCATCTTTCTGGAACTATTTATTCATGGATCACAACACAACATTTAAACAGAAGAATTGGATCAAGTTAAATGATATACGTCTTCACCTTTTACTTCCATTCACAAGAATCCAAAATCAAAAAGTGCAATAGTTAGAACAGCCCAATTAGTGTATTTTTCAGTCTGTTGTTCATCCGGGAGGCCCACTGATTCAACAGGCAAAAAATGATGGGctataaaaatataaacaagaGAAACAACCTTGCCGTACACATTTACAGGAAAATCTAAATAACTTTTTCTGCCATTGGTGACGTCGACATTAAGTTATAAGCTGAAAGTGCAGTTAGGAAGACTGCATATGAACACAATAAAGAAAAATGCCTTAAATTATATCACATATTGCCTGAATTCTGCAATTACCCTCCTCTTATCACAATATTTTACTTGATTTTGTAAAACACAAAAGAACAGTAATAACACCATGGAGCCAATGCCTTGTTTCTACAGATACTAGAATACTAAGTTATGCTTTATAAAACAATGAATGACAGTTAGTCTTAGTAAATTACATCCATAGTAGTAAGAGAACTTACCCGAATATAGGACCTCGAAAAGGGATTTCGGAACTCAGAATCATCAAGTTTCCGAATCTGATAACAAAACAAAATCCATTAGATATCACAAATGAAGTTGCAATGTATAACAAGAAAAATATTGGAGACAGATGCTTACAGCATACTTCATGTCCTCATAATTAGTATAATCAACCAAACCCATAGTGCCTAAAATAGCATAGGAAAAATCTAAGTCAGAATGTCTATAATTAGAGACATGAACTCAACAAGTGAACCATATGCAAAACACTAAGCATGGAAAGTGTTTCAAGCAGAACACGTAATGCATAAAAGCTGCAGCAGAAAGTTTAATACATATAATTATTCATTATATTGCCATTctttaatcaataataatacaTTGTAATTACAAATActattaatattataaaaatatgtacCTATTGTATTATCTATATTAATGCTAATAATAAATCGAGAGTAGATtaatatttatcattatttatacatttatcatatatattttataacaaTATATTATAAGATATCAAATTTATATAACATAAAAATGATATAATGTGATActatataatactaaataatgaATTCCTGTATGCAATATATAATTATCATAACATATTAGAAAGTATTACTTGATAATATCAATACTATTAATATAGTAATATTGATGTCAATCTTATAACCATGTAATACTCTTCTattctatattatattattaagattattaatattataataataattttaatgttgctaaaatttaaaatattattatttgtcATATTGATATTGCAAAATCaacaataatatattataatatattacatactattattgaaatatattaCATAAGAGTTGGACTATGTACTTTAACTTTTAACAATTCTAAAAACAATCATAAAACATCGAAATTGAAGATCCAAACCTTTATATATTATCTACACTACAAAACATGCCTAGAAACTAGAATTCATATATGTTGATGGTTTTTCTAACCTATGAATCAAGTCCAGACAAAATAAACAGTATCAATTGTAATAATGGTAAAATATATAAACAGGCAAATAAGTTGAAATTTCACTTTATTAATCATGATCTACACAAATTAAAACACGGTTGGATTTAAATTCATTAGCTTCtgatgattagatcatattaaaatataatacacTATTAAAACTGTTTATTTTAACACCAATTTGATGATTAGGTTAGACCAGCAAAACATATGAATTTTGGCTTCTCAGTATTTTTTCCAATGTAGATGGTGTTCCATAACTTGGATCTTGAAATTGGATAATCCGTTAACTTCTTTTTTAAAGAATTAATGTAATATGTCTAGTCTAACTCATCGCATAATATTATGACAATATTTatcaaatttataaaatatcaaattaatataaaaagatacataatataatattaatattataatataaaaaatcatataatattataattttaatatGCATATGGATGGTATTATTATTACAATGAATATAAAATTAACATAATAAATCATGGTGCaataaatgataaaataatagttataataataaattgtaataatataataaaaattatcatAATATTACAATTACAATTATACAATAGTAACCTAAAATACAATATCATAATTATGTGTCATATTAAAATTAttgataatatattataaattataatatcaATTACTATAATAATTGAGAATCTAATAATATCATACTAatataatttaaattattatatgATCCCCAATATTACtatgatatataatatataatattagatTATCTAATAAAGATTATATTACTACATATATTTTCAatgtatttttatttattatataagaaTTTTTATGTTGCCAGGCACCTATCTAGCACTAGGGCCCCGCCTTGGTCATGGTTTAACTCCATTCATGGGAATTCAATAATCATTGGAATCAACATTAGTATGTCCAAATGAGTTGCCAAATATGGAAAGTTTGCTGGAATGGGAACCCAATACCCATTCCCACCTCCCATTCATGCGAATCAAACATTGCCTAGGAGTTTTTTACGTGTCTACTTCCCTAAACACATACACGTGCCTGCTCCTACACACACTCCCAATTCCATCAACTAATGACAGATGCTTCTAGTTGATAACAATCACACATATATCAAGGACTAAGTTTTCCGATGAATCTAGAATCTAGATTTATTGGCAGAACATGAAAACACAAGAAGGAACATCTAAACTGCATATCACAAGGTGTGCACATAATTGCCCGCCTGCACACGGTTATACTATTGCACGCAGGTGTGCAAGGCAGATACACACATTTGCACATGCACATATAGGCACGTGCACACAGATTCCGAATCCTAGGACAATACTAATCATGCTTACGTGATGATCAAGCATCATTGAAATATTTATTGCAAACCAATGATCATAATTCCATGCTTTAAGAATAAACAACACAGCAAATCATGATAGTTGTAAAAGACCTACCATCACCATCCCGGAAAACTTGAGCAAAACATACATCCCCAGCCTTTCTCATATGATCCtacaaaatataaataattaaaagcCCCAAGCTCAGAAAGGAAAAAGTGAATTATTTTGGTAGGCTGTGCTCGCACCTTTAAATCTTGCCATGAAGCTGAAGGAGGAAGTCCACGAACAACAACTGCAAAAGTTAATAAAGGTTGAGAGTTTAAAATACAACTCCACGACAATAACAAATACCAGTTATGGGACATTTACCAAAGCATGTCTAGCTATAATAACAAGAAATGATAACCTCATTAAAATGGTGAAGTTCAATTTCTTAAAAGCACCTCGAAATTCAGAACGACGAGAAATTCCATGTTTACCGCCTCCCCCACTTGCATACCCACTGCTCCGTCCAATAGAAGATGACTGCCCTCTGCCACCATGGGCTAGCTCAACCTGCATGAGGACCCAAAGAATAATCAAACCACTGGTGGGTATCATGATCACATCACAAAGACATGAAAGTAGTCTCAGTTACCCTCAAACGGTGGCCATAGAAATTATAGCCATCACGACCCCGGATTGCGTCATCAGCATCTCTAGAACTTTCGAACTGTAGAATAACgagttaaaaatgaaaaaaagaaacaattgcTGAAGGGTCTGAATGTCAACTAATAGAGTTTACCTCAACAAAACAATAACCAGGAGGGCGAGGTGGATTCTTTAATTCAATTTCCACTATGTGACCATACTGCAATCAGAGTATAACAAGATATCAAAGGTAAAAATAGTTGTATTTTCTACGAAGTACAATCATTAATAAGTTACATGTTCCGAGAAGGTGAAAAAGGGTCTTTATGGGTACTAGAACTTTCACATATCAAACTAGCAACAGAACATCTACTTAAGCATGCATTCAAAAGATTGAAATCAAGCACATCCCCAAAAGTCTTCACCTCATAAGGCAATCATGCAAGACAGGCTATATACTTGAGTTCTGATATCATTAGGTTTGAGTCATGCAACTTTCTGTATTGGCTTCTCTCCTGATGAGAGAATAGAATGCACCACAACTTTCATTATTCATGGTAAAGCTCCACATCATCGGACTCGACTATCATTAGGCAAATCCCAATAGCAAGGTTTTAAATAACAGTGGAATAATAAGGCATCCCATCGTCCTGAGTGTCAAGACGGGACAAGCTGGGAAATGGATCAGGGAAGGATAGGACATCCACTGGTGTCCCGTCCCATGGAGGAACCAGGACAGTACAATCCTAcagtatttaaaaccttgcccAATAGAATAAATTATTGTTACAAAGTAGAGTCATGGTTAATTTTGTTAAACTGTCAATGATGGCCATAGAAAATGGTGAGGGTTATAGTATTCCAGCCTAATACACCTGATACCTTAACCAACCTAACTTTACACCAGCCTAACTAGAAAGATGCAAAAGCAGGCTAGCCAAGAACTaagagctcgtttggttcgcggggaaaagaagagaggaaagtgtggtcaacgggaaagtaatgagatgcctcttgtttggtcggaattttcaaaggagagagacaggaaagttgtattcccatggaaatatgattcccacattttatgggaaagtcttttccatgagaaacatgagaaagttactttcccatgagaaacatggaaaagttactccatttttattttttcccaaaaagacccttcagcattaaagaagcattaaagaggcattaaagacctaatttttattaagggcataatagaaattatacataacttttccagaaaagtggatggccaaccaaacataagcactttggaaatttatcactttcccatggtcaaccaaacatgccaaaagtactttcctaggcatcctcttcctaggaatttgtttcccaagaATCATATTTCTGGAGGGAAAATGTTTCCCGCgatccaaacgagccctaaaagaATCGCTTGGGCACCCACTAGGTAGTTGTTCTGCATACAAGTCCAAGACTAGGCAGTTCAACCCTAAGCCTTTAAAAACAATACTAGATATAGTATTTGTAAGGCCTACATCTATGGTCTTGACAAAAGATTTAAATCCTAAGGGTCGATACTGTAATAGTGGCAGGCAATATGGTATGGTCCCTGATATGGGCAGGATGTCTCCATACACCTTGAGTAAAATGAGCAAGAACAAGTGTATAGTGGTACAGAGTTGATACACCTTGGTGTGCCTTGGTATGAGATTATGAGCGATACAATATGACACAGACCTGATTTGCCTAATATGGACTCCTACCAGCTCTCGGCTGAATACTATTATACCAGCCAGCGTGTGGCTGATACACACTCGATTTCAACCTTGGTGTAGGCTGTTCTAACTTAAGGATTAGACCTCACCACTAGCATGCAGAAGCTCTTAAAGGCACTCTTGCAAGTTGGGTTGCCTATGTTCAGCCAGCTTCCCTTTCCTAATTCATAACTGTTGATGGAACCTATGTTCATTTTTATGTTACCCACCATCTCTTACTAGTCCTCAGTTCTCACCATTCCATCTAGCTTGCAATTGTTATTCAGACAAAGgtgaagaaaacaagaaaaagctCTGTACAATTTTCGATTTCAGAAATAACCCGATATATAAAATGTACAAGCTGTTTGTACATTGGTGGTAAATAAAGCTATAAAAGAACTGAGAAAAGTAAAGAACATGCAATTTTCATTCATGCAGTTGTACAGTAGCCATCAAACTCACTATGGATCATACATTCAAAGTTTGCGTAGGAAAGAGCATCTGATAACAGTTTGAGAGGATATAGGTGGTAAGAAAAGAACCCAAGAAAGGCTTGCATAAAGTCAAAAAAGAATCTTATTGTGCTTGGTAAACTCAACATAGTGAACTGCAGGCAATCTAGAAAGCACTATGGTTGTCACGGTGAAGAGGAATATGAGTGTCAAGAAAGATTCACAATCATCCAGGCAATGGAGAAAAACAATTGCCTTGAGAGTATAAGCCCTGGCAACATGCTTAATCTCAACTCTCTTGCTAATGTTCCAGGAGAGGATAAAGCTGGAAAAAGATCCGTAAGACAGCAAGGAGATTGTACAACATCATACTAGTATGCATCAAAAAAGGCTCAAAGTTGAAGAGACAAAGGAGACAAATGGGGGAGTGCACTGTGGTGGTCTAATATAGATGGCAGGGAATACAAACAGAAGCATTGCAAGTAGTCTATACTAGAGTTGCAAACTGACCTGCCATATGGATGCTAGGAAAAATCTTGGCAAGGGATTGCCAAACAGTCCACATTGTCAACAAACTATAATGTGTAAACTAAAACAGATACTTGTCCTCGCTGAGCCAAAGCTTCAAGAGAAGCTTTATGGAATAGCAATCCAACAATCTATAAAGTTagaatgaaaataatgccaatcaTCGACTCATGACGAGAAACCAGAAATTTTCAAAAACTATGGGTCAGATTAAGGCTGAGGAAATTACTACAAAAACCCAAAGTGTATATAGGGCTGCCCACGGGCCGagttgctcgggctcggctcgggcccagctcggtaaaagcccggctcgagctcagctcgttagtcaaacgagcccgagcccgagcccaaaatgaggccGTTTAAATTCGAGCTCGAGCCCAAATGAGGGCTCGGCCCAATTAATAATTTAATTGCGTCCCAATTAAACTTGGACTCAAcacaattaaattttatttggcttaatcaatttaaattccaatctgattgaacccaattggatttAGATCAGACCCACCCGACCTAAcccaaatccatttaatttctttaaatcaGATTGGattggttcgggttcggattcaaCCCGTTAACCTGAACCCAACCCGTTAaattccctccacctcagcacctcctctttctttttttcttttcctctcctttctcGGTTTCTCCAGAACC contains the following coding sequences:
- the LOC103695689 gene encoding serine/arginine-rich splicing factor SR34A-like isoform X1 — protein: MSNGACGAPFLVLQAIVSIMSGRLSRTIYVGNLPLDVRESEIEDLFYKYGHIVEIELKNPPRPPGYCFVEFESSRDADDAIRGRDGYNFYGHRLRVELAHGGRGQSSSIGRSSGYASGGGGKHGISRRSEFRVVVRGLPPSASWQDLKDHMRKAGDVCFAQVFRDGDGTMGLVDYTNYEDMKYAIRKLDDSEFRNPFSRSYIRVRSYERSMSRSRSRSRSSSRSRSPRRSWSKSMERPLSRSPSKSVSPRSRSASPVRFSRSRSG
- the LOC103695689 gene encoding serine/arginine-rich splicing factor SR34A-like isoform X2: MSGRLSRTIYVGNLPLDVRESEIEDLFYKYGHIVEIELKNPPRPPGYCFVEFESSRDADDAIRGRDGYNFYGHRLRVELAHGGRGQSSSIGRSSGYASGGGGKHGISRRSEFRVVVRGLPPSASWQDLKDHMRKAGDVCFAQVFRDGDGTMGLVDYTNYEDMKYAIRKLDDSEFRNPFSRSYIRVRSYERSMSRSRSRSRSSSRSRSPRRSWSKSMERPLSRSPSKSVSPRSRSASPVRFSRSRSG